The following coding sequences lie in one Caproicibacterium argilliputei genomic window:
- a CDS encoding ABC transporter ATP-binding protein, whose protein sequence is MEVSSEYAVQMHGITKTFGTFCALNGVNLDVKKGTIHSLLGENGAGKSTLMNVLYGLYQADAGEIYLNGEKVDITNPNVAIAHGIGMVHQHFMLVENFTVTQNMILGHETTSRAGVLNMKKARENVEQLVQKYGLEVDPDAKVEDISVGMQQRVEILKALYRGADLLILDEPTAVLTPQEIEDLIGIMHNLVADGKTIIIITHKLKEIKASSDTCTIIRRGRYIDTVSVADVNEEELAEKMVGHAVKLVVEKTPAQPGETVFAVDHLNVKDDRGLPAVQDLSLQVHAGEIVGLAGIDGNGQKELVEAITNLARTESGTIKMKGEEIQNTSPHNVIEHKIATIHEDRQRRGLVMDFTVAENAILETYRTGRFSKKGLLNREAILDFTNSLIQDYDVRPEDCAEQPARGLSGGNQQKVIIGREVANEPDLLIAVQPTRGLDVGAIEYVHQTLIRERDRGRAILLISLELDEIMSVSDTIAVLYKGQIAGSFRQGEVDEKTIGLLMAGGKQNGKDS, encoded by the coding sequence AGTGCAGATGCACGGTATTACCAAAACTTTTGGCACTTTCTGCGCGCTGAACGGAGTGAACCTTGATGTCAAAAAAGGAACGATTCACTCTTTGCTCGGTGAAAACGGTGCGGGAAAAAGCACCCTGATGAATGTGCTGTACGGGCTTTATCAGGCGGACGCAGGGGAAATTTACCTGAACGGTGAAAAGGTGGATATAACCAATCCCAACGTCGCCATTGCCCACGGCATCGGCATGGTGCACCAGCACTTCATGCTGGTGGAAAACTTTACGGTGACGCAGAACATGATTCTGGGTCATGAAACAACCAGCCGCGCCGGCGTGCTAAATATGAAAAAAGCGCGCGAAAACGTGGAGCAGCTGGTTCAGAAGTACGGACTGGAAGTAGACCCCGACGCCAAGGTAGAGGATATTTCCGTCGGAATGCAGCAGCGTGTGGAAATTTTAAAGGCGCTTTACCGCGGCGCCGACCTGCTGATTTTGGACGAACCGACGGCAGTGCTTACGCCGCAGGAAATCGAGGATTTAATCGGCATCATGCACAACCTGGTTGCGGACGGCAAAACCATTATCATTATTACCCATAAGCTAAAGGAGATTAAAGCAAGCTCCGACACTTGCACCATCATCCGCCGCGGCAGGTATATTGATACGGTCAGTGTTGCAGACGTCAATGAGGAAGAACTGGCGGAAAAAATGGTCGGGCACGCGGTGAAGCTGGTTGTGGAGAAAACACCGGCGCAGCCCGGCGAAACCGTGTTTGCGGTTGACCATCTAAACGTGAAGGATGATCGCGGGCTGCCTGCTGTGCAGGATCTTTCGCTGCAGGTGCACGCCGGCGAAATTGTCGGGCTTGCCGGGATTGACGGCAACGGCCAGAAGGAACTGGTCGAGGCAATCACCAACCTGGCTCGAACGGAAAGCGGCACCATTAAGATGAAAGGCGAGGAGATTCAGAACACATCGCCCCACAATGTGATTGAACACAAGATTGCAACCATTCATGAGGACCGTCAACGCCGCGGGTTGGTCATGGACTTTACCGTAGCGGAAAATGCGATTCTGGAAACCTACCGCACCGGTCGGTTCAGTAAAAAAGGTCTGCTGAACCGCGAAGCAATTCTGGACTTTACAAACAGCCTGATTCAGGACTACGATGTCCGGCCGGAAGATTGTGCCGAGCAGCCGGCCCGCGGTCTTTCCGGCGGCAACCAGCAGAAGGTGATTATCGGGCGGGAAGTGGCAAATGAGCCGGATCTGCTGATTGCTGTGCAGCCGACTCGCGGGCTGGATGTTGGTGCCATTGAGTATGTACATCAAACACTGATTCGCGAACGAGACCGCGGCCGCGCCATTTTGCTGATTTCCCTGGAGCTGGACGAAATCATGAGTGTTTCGGACACCATCGCTGTGCTGTACAAAGGGCAGATCGCGGGCAGTTTCCGGCAGGGCGAGGTAGACGAAAAGACCATCGGTCTGCTCATGGCAGGAGGAAAACAGAATGGAAAAGACAGTTAA